Below is a window of Salmo trutta chromosome 35, fSalTru1.1, whole genome shotgun sequence DNA.
TAACTTTTTATGAACATATGGCCAAACATGAAGTACACATATGACACATATAGTCCACAAATGCATTTGAAAAAACACCTTGAAAAGTTTGCTGTACATTATTCATCTCTTACCAGACAGCTGGGTGAAAATGTTCCCATCCATGTTTTTGAGCCGGTTTCCACTGAGGGCCAGCTGGGAGAGCTTGGGTGTATGTCTAAACAGGTCCTGGGGCAGCCTCTCCAGCTCGTTGTTCCTCAGGTAGAGCTCCTGAAGGTTGGACAGGCCCTCCAGAGTGGCTGAGGTCAAAGTGGACAGCAGGTTGTTATCCAGCACCAGCATCTCCAGGGAGGCCAGAGGCTTGAAAGCACCAGTCGAGATGCTCTTCAGACTGTTGTTGTCCAGGTTGAGgaacagcagctctgtcaggccCACAAAGCCCTTTGGGGAGATCCTCTCGATGCGGTTGAGGGCCAGGTCCAGGACCTTTAGGGCGATCAGAGGCTTGAAGGCGTTGGAAGGAAGGGCAATCAGAGAGTTGAGGGGCAGGTCCAGGTCTGAAAGGTTCCTCATGCCTGTGAACATGTCTGGTTTGACACTGGAGATCTGGTTCTGGCCCAGCATGAGGAAGCGGAGGTTGATGAGATCCTGGAAGCCTTTCACAGGGAGTTTGTTGATCTGGTTCCCATACAGATTGATCAGCATCAGTCTCTGGGCTCCAGAGAAGGCCTGGGGGTGTATTGATTTGATGGCATTGCGT
It encodes the following:
- the LOC115174733 gene encoding leucine-rich repeat-containing protein 4, with amino-acid sequence MRLVACLAVLVFWVAEAVENCPDVCKCTKKTSPERSEVNCHKKGMRTFPSKLPPDSWILKMGENGIVDLPANVLKPIPKIESINLERNAIKSIHPQAFSGAQRLMLINLYGNQINKLPVKGFQDLINLRFLMLGQNQISSVKPDMFTGMRNLSDLDLPLNSLIALPSNAFKPLIALKVLDLALNRIERISPKGFVGLTELLFLNLDNNSLKSISTGAFKPLASLEMLVLDNNLLSTLTSATLEGLSNLQELYLRNNELERLPQDLFRHTPKLSQLALSGNRLKNMDGNIFTQLSGLKEVYLHDNPWTCDCNINGLVRWVSQTKANLSPLESLRCVAPTEYRNKSLSSLKDQNLRCQA